ACATGGTttaaggctatacagtgtttgtttacaattacacatttaaaaacaatggaataaaacaagcttatattttgggttctgatggggttgaCAGTTGAAGTAATCTCATAGTGCAATTAGAATTTATAGtctttaagaatcaatgggtGTATATATAATTAATTCAAAAGTCAAAAAATGTATGTACCAATAGCAGATTGCCACTTTAATATAAGGTAAATAACAGTAGTTAGACCAAGCACGATTTCAATTTGTTTGCTCGCCTCAATTTCTTAAAAATCTGTCCTCTCGTCCCCTTTACCTGCACTGATTGGAAAAACTTGACAGGTGAAACAACATGGTGGAAGCTCATCTTTAGTCCATTGACttatgtatccccgcacattgacttatGTATCCCTGCGCATTGACTTATGTATCCCCGTACATTGACTTATGTATCCCCGTACATTGACTTATGTATCCCCGTACATTGACTTATGTATCCCCGTACATTGACTTATGTATCCCCGTACATTGACTTATGTATCCCCGTACATTGACTTATGTATCCCCGTACATTGACTTATGTATCCCCGTACATTGACTTATGTATCCccgtacattgactcggtaccggcagtggtggaaaaggtacccaattgtcatacttgagtaaaagtaaagaataGAAAACGACTTTAAAATGTAAAAGTGTTAGACAGTGTTATGCATGAAAAGCCGAGGAGGccagccgtttctgagatactggaaccggggTGCCTGGCACCTACGGTCAgaccacgctcaaagtcgcttaggtcactcgtacTTTTTGATTACAGTTTTTCccaattgtttacacactaaaAGTGGAACTTGAAACGCAATCACCGAAACCTGAAACTCATGTACCAAATCCCTAAACCAAGTCTGCAAAATTGCAAACACAATTCCTGCTTTTCAATTCTATATCACACTTTttgcaaaacactacacacagttCTCTACATTAGGCACAGCATTCAACATTTAAATCTCTTTAGTCCTTTTTGAAAGCAACGCCAATCACAATGCCAAGCTCTATACACCAATTGGCAACACCCACTCCTCACAGGTGTAAACACTAGTTGCTGAATTGTTCACTTAGAAATCAGAGCTTTAGCACTATAAAAGGCCACAGATGAGCTCTCCTGTTTTGGAGGAAAATGGAAGTCAATGGTGAAGCAAGAGCTAGAGCTAGAGGTGAGagtaaggagaggaagaggatgaggaggacgaagaggatgaggaggatggggaggaagaggaagcaCAGTTGTCGCAGATGAGCTCAGGGCCACATTGGTTGACCATGTGCTCAACCATTGATTGAGTATGAGGGAGGCTGGGCAGAGTTCAGCCCAACCTGAGCCGCTACATGGTTGCATCTATCATTCGTACATTCAGAAATGACAACCGGTAAGTTACCTACCCTCTACACTATGCTctttatgtatgtatattgtagtATACTGCAGTCTGACATATCAGTAGGCCTCTGTTACTCAGTGATTGTTGGCCAATGTTACAGTAATGTAATTTCATATTGAaagaaaatacattattttagCTTACTGTAACCTATCATATTTGTGGATCTTCTGCAGAACTGAGACGGTCAGGCCATGGTGGAAGACACCGGCTGTTCACACCAGAACAGAGATGGTCAGGCCATGGTGGGAGACACCAGCTGTTCACACCAGAACAGAGACGGTCAGGCCATGGTGGGAGACACCAGCTGTTCACACCAGAACTGAGACCGTCAGGCCATGGTGGAAGACACTGGCTGTTCACACCAGAACTGAGACGGTCAGGCCATGGTGGAAGACACTGGCTGTTCACACTAGAACTGAGACGGTCAGACCATGGTGGAAGACACCGGCTGTCCACACCAGAACAGAGACGGTCAGACCATGGTGGAAGACACCGGCTGTCCACACCAGAACAGAGACGGTCAGGCCATGGTGGAAGACACCGGCTGTCCACACCAGAACAGAGACGGTCAGGCCATGGTGGAAGACACCGGCTGTTCACACCAGAACAGAGACGGTCAGGCCATGGTGGAAGACACCGGCTGTTCACACCAGAACAGAGACGGTCAGGCCATGGTGGAAGACACCGGCTGTTCACACCAGAACAGAGACGGTCAGGCCATGGTGGAAGACACCGGCTGTTCACACCAGAACAGAGACGGTCAGGCCATGGTGGAAGACACCGGCTGTTCACACCAGAACAGAGACGGTCAGGCCATGGTGGAAGACACCGGCTGTTCACACCAGAACAGAGACGGTCAGGCCATGGTGGAAGACACCGGCTGTTCACACCAGAACAGTATATCTCTATTGAGAACATGGTGGTAGCAAACAGTACCATTAGACTACGAAAAATCCAGAACCACATAATTGCAGACAACACAATATTCAATAACATTCACCAGGTGGGCTTGTCTACATTGGACCGTGTATTACAGCACAACCGAATCTGGATGAAACCGGTGTACCGAGTGCCATTTCAGCAAAACTcagagggttaaagaacagtgctATGAAAATGTGCTACTAAGTACTATACAGTGAATTTACTACCATATCAGCACTGTATAGACACATCACAGTACTGTAATCCAGTGTATTGTGCCTCACCATATTGACTGCTCTAGGTCTATGTCACATATTGTCTTGTCTGTTTCAGAGAGTCTTGTAGCTGGATGCCGCTGCAATTCAGCATGTTTATAGATACATTGAGGCTGGCTTCAACCTAGCCAAAAGAAGGGGATGGAACATCATTGGCCACCGTGCCATTGTgaatgtccctggacagcgtggaGGGAATATCACCATGTGCGCAGCTGTTAGCCAGCGAGGCATCCTCCATCACCATGCCAACCTTGGTCCCTACAACACCGTCCTTCTCATCACATTCCTGGACACACTACATGGCTTCCTCATTCCAGCTGAGCAGAGGGGTGGACCAGAGCAGCCCAGGTATGTTGTCATCTGGGACACCGTGAGTTTCCACCAGGCTGCTCTGGTCCACAACTGGTTCATCGACCACCCAGAATGTATTGTTCTATACCTCCCATCATATTCCCCATTACTAAACCCTATTGAATGTTTTTTTCCCAGCATGGCGATGGAAGGTGTATGATCGCTATCCCCTCGCACACATGCCTTTTCTGCAGGCAATGGAGGATGCATGTTGTGAAGTTGATGTGGAGGCTTTCGGCGGCTGGATCCGTCACTCCAGAAGATTATTTCCCCgttgtttagccagggagaacatggcttgtgatgtggatgaggtgCTGTGACCAGACCAAAATAGGAGGCAGGATGCAACCAAATGTATTTTCTTACATTTTGCATGTGCTTTTGAaataatgagccactttcatttTTGTACAGAAAATCCTTTATCTTACTGAATGTTTTGCCTGCTTTTCTCCTGTTGGGTATGGAAAGTGTTACATACAAAACACAAGTGTTCAAAAATACTGCATTTTGGAAATAAATGAATGTTTTTGTTACTGTATTGCATTTGTTTATGTATATTTGAGTAGGTATACTGTAACAATCTTCCACAACCGGCTACAGTGTAACACCTTAAATGCAAAAGGCATAAACCTACTGATAGGATATACTTAGTGTTTTGTTTTGAGCACATCAGTGTGTTGGTTGGTAGACAGATCCCAACAAACTATTTTGGAAAGAAATTAAGCTGTTTTGAATGCCGTATTTGCTTTTGCTAGAGATTTGGAGTTTTGCGTTTTGTGTTTTGGGGAAATGGCCCAAAGATTCAAACGTTTTCTGCCCTTGAATTGggttcccatgcaaaactagacagataactaagtcttcaataaaactcccaaggcTTGACTATTCTTGAATATATTGTGAAACTGCAAAATGCAGAATaatatacttcagtattcaaTTCCCATCAACATACCGTAGCTGTACATTATACAGTaagttgcataaatacaaagcaAGTGCCATGGTCCCATGTATCTGGTATGATACCAAACCAGATAGCCAATTACCATATGAGCAGCAACTAGCCAACCCCTTTCATTACACTAATGTGCAAACACCGCTGCACAATAAAGCATATTACACTAGAaacagtaacaaaactacagtattgtatgTTTAACAATTTGTTTATGACACACGAGCAACCTAATACAGCTGACGGCATACATGAAAGGCAGTAAATGCAACCAACTAACATTGATAAGTAAGCAATTCTATCAATAAGATTATCATCACTAGCTTTAGCTGCTTCTCTGCGTGCAGAACGACAACTCTACTTGTTTCCGTAGTCTAATTACCAGAAAGTTCCCCTAGGGGGcgataaacaccatggaacacaaTGAAAAGCCATTTTAACCACCGTAATTAAAATAATCTGTTACTGTCTAAATTGATGGCAGCACAAAACGTGTGTAAACAATGGTGGAAAACTTTTTAAACTCCAGTCCTTGGGCTGACCTGGCTTTGCTCAGACTGTATGTATGACTTTGCTCAATGTATCACTTGTATCACACACTCAAGACATGACGCAGACACGAGGCGGATGATTCGGTTCTCAGAATATTTCATAACAAAAGGggcaggtcaaaggcaggcataGGTTCGTAGTCCAAGGCAGAGTCAAAAAGGGACACAGTGGCAGGCAGGTAGGTCTTAAACAGGAAGACTAGAAAAcatgctggtaagacctgacaaaacaagatgaactggcaacaaacagaaaacacaggtataaatacacaggggataatggggaaaaaataggagacacctggtggggagTGGGGACAAGGACAAGGCAGGTGAAACAGATCCGGTTGTGACACAATGACTGTATCTATGACTTGGTTTTACTCAATGACTATTTATTACTTGGCTTTCCTCAATGACTAGATGATTTGGCTTTGctcaatgactgtatatatgacTCGGCTTTGCTCAATGACTGTATATGACTCGGCTTTGCTCAATGACTACCTACCAAAGGTTCCACTGTGATATATTATTGAAGATGCCCAATCTTCAGAGATAACAATAGAACACGAAGACAAAGATACTGGTGTCTATCTGTGGCCATGCTTTTCCCTAAATGATTATGACAAGTCCAGCTCCAGAATAGCCTAATCTTTTGAATACGGTGTAGTAAaaaaacagcaacaacagataacattagctagctacggTTAGCAAGATAACTAGCTAAGGTTAGcgtgctagctaggtagctacacTAACAGCTGTCAGTTCCCTATTTGTTGATGTTTGTCCACTCCACATGGAAAAATCACCAGTCACCACATTTCTTCCCACCCACAATTCGTGAATATGTAAGCCTGTAAATTGTCTGGTCATATTTCGGAGGTGGATCCAAAACAAGAATTTCCCTCAGTAGGCAGGAATTACGTCGAAATGAGGGCAGCATTGTCCTCTGGTGGGTCCTTTAATATAAGGTCAAGTACAGGTaggccaaaataaaggaaacaccaacataaagtgtcttaacagGGCGCTGGGACACCACAAGCCAGCAGAACCATTTCATTGTGCCTTGGCATAGACTGTACAAGTGTTTGGAACTCTTTCGGAGGAATGCAACACCATTTTTGGAGAGGAATTCCatgatttggtgttttgttgatggaacACTGCTCAagcgccactccagaatctcccataagtgccCAATTGGGTTGAGCCTGGTGACTGAGACCGACACAAATACCCCTTAAACCCACTATAATCCTTTGAGACCTCTCTTTCAAAgcaatatatatatgtatataatgaaGAGATGTTcttgtctccgccctaacaatgggagtcgatGTCCCAAAGGTGAGAAGGCAGGAGGTCTGCTTAATAAACAGAATGTAGTATTCCCACATGGGATTGGACCCTTtcacttcgcctcttcctctctgttcaaagtcactgagatctcttcttctatccatggtagccaaaacaatgggcaactgggcatttctacacatgaccctaagcatgatggattgttaattgcttaattaactaagaaaccacacctgtgtggaagcacctgcttttaatatactttgtatccatcgtttactcaagtgtttcctttattttgagaGTTACATGCACATAACAGTTCATACAAGACTATCACTCAGTTGTTGGTGATCCTGTGTATCAGACATCTGTATGAATGCACACTTCCTACTCAGGTTGGATAACATTTCAGCAAAATGGTAGGTTCCTGCTGAACACTTATTGAACAAGGAACTTCATTTCAACGGCAATTCCTCCACATATTCATCATCACCAAACCAAATCGCTTTGTGcacttgtcatgctgaaacaggaaagggccttccccaaactgttgccacaaagtacagaatcgtctagaatatcattgtatgctgtagcattaagatttcccttcactggaactagggGGCgacccatgaaaaacagccccagaccattattcctcctccaccaaactttacagtgggggcaggtagctttctcctggcatccgccatacccagattagtccgtcggactaccagatggtgaagcatgattcatcactccagagaacgcctttccactgctccagagtccaaatggcagtgagctttacaccactccagctgacgcttggcattgcgcattgtgCTCTTAGGCTTCTGTGTGGCTGTTCGGtcattgaaacccatttcatggagctcccaacaaacagttattgtgttgcttccagagtcagtttgaaattcagtagtgagtgttgcaaccgaggacagagggGTTTTTACGCGCTACAGGCTTCAGCCCttggcagtcccattctgtgagcttgtgtggcctacctctTCAAGGCTGAGGCGTTGTTCCTCCtggatgtttccacttcacaataactgcacttacagttgaccagggcagaaatttgacgaattgatttgttggaaaggtggcatcctatgatggtgccatgttgaaagtcactgaggtcttcagtaaggccaatctACAGCCAATGTTCTcccatggagattgcatggctgtgtgcttgattttatacacctgtcagcaaagggagtggctgaaatagccgaatccactcacttgaaagggtgtccacatacttttgtatatatagtgaatGTTGACACTGGTATTGTGCTTGTATTATGCTGAAAATGAGGTTGATAAGTGGTGGAGTTGCCCTTTAAGGATTTTATTGAATAAGGAACTTAATTTAAGGCCTATTTCATGCTCTCTTCTCCATTGTGTGTTTACAGCCACCTTGACTTCAACAATCCGACCAGGGGTCACGTCTCAGAATGCAATGTTTTGTTCAAATGCCTTTTCCCTcaccgtgtgtaactctgtgttgtttgtgtcgcactgctttgctttatcttggccaggtcgcagttgtaaatgagaacttgttctcaactggccaaccttgttaaataaaggtgaaaataaatgTTAGTTTAGCTTAGCTCAGCTTAGTCATCGAACtattggaaaaagtcaagccTTTGTATGCCTGTTCCAAACTCCTCGAAAAGAGAAAGCTATCCCTATTGAGTTTGTGGCTAGCAAGTTTTTCTTGCGTCAAGCAACCCAGGTTACCCCCGACTGTTTGCTACACTGGTGTCAGAAGTATGATGTATGTGTAAACTAGCAGTGATGTTGAGATGCATCCCCTTCCACAGATCCTGTTTCTTCTTCTttcggaaccaatacacgcagtcagtcaggaaagctaaggccagcttcttcaggcagaagtttgcatcctgtagctccaactccaaaaagttctgggacaccgtgaagtccatggagaacaagagcacctcctcccagctgcccactgcactgaggctaggtaacacggtcaccactgataaatccatgattatcgaaaacttcaataagcatttctcaacggctggccatgccttccgcctgactacttcaacctcggccaacagctccgccccccccccgcagctcctcgcccaagcctctccaggttctcctttaaccaaatccagatagcagatgttctgaaagagctgcaaaacctggaaccgtacaaatcagctgggcttgacaatctggaccctctatttctgaaactatctgccaccattgtcgcaacccctattaccagcctgttcaacctctctttcatatcgtctgagatccccaaggattggaaagctgccgcagtcatccccctcttctgagggggagacaccctggacccaaactgttacagacctatatccatcctgccctgcctatctaaggtcttcgaaagccaagtcaacaaacaggtcactgaccatctcgaatcccaccgcaccttctccgctgtgcaatctggtttccgagccggtcatgggtgcacctcagccacactcaaggtactcaacgatatcataaccgccatcgataaaagacagtactgtgcagccgtcttcattgaccttgccaaggctttcgactctgtcaatccccatattcttatcggcagactcaggagcctcggtttttcggatgactgccttgcctggttcaccaattactttgcagacagagttcagtgcgtcaaatcggagggcatgctgtctggtcctctggcagtctctatgggggtgccacagggttcaattctcgggccgactcttttctctgtgtatatcaatgatgttgctcttgctgcgggcgattccctgatccacctctacgcagacgacaccattctatatactttcggcccgtctttggacactgtgctatctaacctccaaacaagcttcaatgccatacaacactccttccgtggcctccaactgctcttaaacgctagtaaaaccaaatgcatgcttttcaaccggtcgctgcctgcacccgcatgcccgactagcatcaccaccctggatggttccgacctagaatatgtggacgtctataagtacctaggtgtctggctagactgcaaactctccttccagactcatatcaaacatctccaatcgaaaatcaaatcaagagtcggctttctattccgcaacaaagcctccttcactcacgccgccaagcttaccctagtaaaactgactatcctaccgatcctcgacttcggcgatgtcctctacaaaatggcttccaactctctactcagcaaactggatgcagtctatcacagtgccatccgttttgtcactaaagcaccttataccacccaccactgcgacttgtatgctctagtcggctggccctcgctacatattcgtcgccagacccactggctccaggtcatctacaagtccatgctaggtaaagctccgccttatctcagctcactggtcacgatggcaacacccatccgtagcacgcgctccagcaggtgtatctcactgatcatccctaaagccaacacctcatttggccgcctttcgttccagtactctgctgcctgtgactggaacgaattgcaaaaatcgctgaagttggagacttatctccctcaccaacttcaaacatcagctatctgagcagctaaccgatcactgcagctgtacatagtctattggtaaatagcccaccctttttcacctacctcatccccatactgtttttatttatttacttttctgctcttttgcacaccaatatctctacctgtacatgaccatctgatcattcatcactccagtgttaatctgcaaaattgtaattatttgcctacctcctcatgccttttgcacacattgtatatagactccccctttggtttctactgtgttattgacttgttaattgtttactccatgtgtaactctttgttgtctgctcacactgctatgctttatcttggccaggtcgcagttgcaaatgagaacttgttctcaactagcctacctggttaaataaaggtgaaataaaaaaataaacattattttCCATTCGTTTTTATTAAAATGTTTAATATCGGCCCCAATTTCTATACATTACACCTGCAAGTGCTCTTAACATCAAAAGTAAAGACATTTTCTTAAGTACACCATGAATTTAAGATGGAATCCATAAAAACAATTAGCATGTCTTCATTGTTGGTACAAAAGTGGAACTGCTTTCATCACTTCTGGAACGAGGTCTTGAAGAGGGATGTGGATCTTGAAAAGATTAGAAAACATGAAACACAACATGTTAGTGGTCCTGATTTGACCTGTGATGGTTATTCTAATTACAATGACCACATGAATGACAACCTACAACCTACTTTGAACCTACTGGAACCTAATTATTGTCCCAGAAGCTCCGCTTCACATACAAAAGCCATGTACAGAGGTAGCTGTAGACTGAAGACACTGTGCACTGGAAAGAGAAACAGCTCcattaattcatttatttcaatttgactgatttccttatatgatctATAACTcggtcaaatctttgaaattgttgcatgttgtgtttatatttttgttcattatagtAGTTGATGATGTATAGTTACTTTTATCATTTGCAATGATTTGACATACCATGACACCGTTTAGAATCAAAGCTGGAAAACCACAACTTCTGGTCTGTAAAATAAAGGAGAGGAAGAATGAGTACATCAAATACAGAGATACTGTATTCAAAATGATGATTAATTGACATCATACCATGTCAAACTTCTGCCTAGTATTTCTGACTGCTGCATCATTGCGAGGACAGTCCAGTAGTCCCTGGCTCTCATGGAACAGACAGTCCACTGTGTCAAACTTCTGCCTAATATTTCTGACTGCTGCATCATTGCGAGGACAGTCCAGTAGTCCCTGGCTCTCATGGAACAGACAGTCCACTGTGTCAAACTTCTGCCTAATATTTCTGACTGCTGCATCATTGCGAGGACAGTCCAGTAGTCCCTGGCTCTCATGGAACAGACAGTCCACTGTGTCAAACTTCTGCCTAATATTTCTGACTGCTGCATCATTGCGAGGACAGTCCAGTAGTCCCTGGCTCTCATGGAACAGACAGTCCACTGTGAGTATTACATCACTTCTGGTCACTAGTCTGCTGCTGTCAGGTACAGTGGAGTCTGGGTTGAAGGTGTGATGCAGCACTACCAGAATGACATCTTTACCCACTGTCAAGAAAGAGAATGTGGGAATACGTCAAAATTAACCTATAAGCCTCTCAAATAAACAATGTAGTCATGTCATTCATGCCTTTGGTACATTTTGAGTAAATCTGGTGTGGAAAGAGAATATCTAGTATAGAGGGAAATAACATTGTTTAGGAAGTCATATTTGGGATGAGTTACTGTACTTGGAATCTGTTGCAGTGCTGCTTCAATATCAGTCCCGGCGCGGAAGACGATGGGACAGAAAGCCATGACGACATCACTCTCCTCTGGCGACTCGACTTCCGTAAAACATCTTGTGGTGTTGTTGAGTCGTCTCATAAACTGAATATGAGAATCCAAAGTATTGCCAGTCTCAACTGTGTAGTACTTCATCTTGTGTGCCACTGATTTAAGGTCAGAAAGGTCATTGAGAAATGTTAATGTTTTTGTTAATTGGCACAATGGATAGTTGGTTCATAGTTCAGCCAGCTATAACAGCATTGTAGGTTTAACCATTTACTTTATAGTGCACCCCTTCATCAAAATATGACATTATACATAAGAGTCCTGTTGAAAATTACCTCTGTGTTCCAACATGGATCTATAGAAAGTGAATGAACAGACAAAGGGGTTTATTAGTCTAGATAGATACATTCAGGATAGGAaaacatgtacatcaaccagtgTGCAAACCATCTGtcttatatatttcttaattccattattttactttttggTTGtagtgaattgttagatattactagattagagaacacaagcatttatctGCTAAATACATGTATgcaaccaatacaatttgatttgatctttctCCATGGTGTGAGCTGCATACATCAGCGTGAAGCGATTTCACATTCTAAACTTTCACTTCACTCTCTTATCTTTCACAGTATCCAGCTCTAGAGTACTTCACCACCTCAGTCCTTCCACTGGACCACATGATTTCTTGGAATTAGAAAGTGAAAGTAATGTGTTATTGTAAATGTACTTACtgcctctgttctattctacattcATAGAATTACTCACCTAAAAAACATTCCATTCAATTCTGCACTACCAGTTTCCACTTAACCAAGTGTACCGTTTTATTCCTGCTGTAGATAGAATTTAATATCTATCACAAAACCTTTCACGACACCCACCCAACTGTAAATGATAGCTATGGTGTTCATATTGAACATGAATTGTCAAATGAAATTAGGAAAATAGACTTACCCTGCAGCTATGGGACTCTTTTCTGTTGACTGTACTGCAGTTGTGGCTTAAATTGATTTGTTCTAATAGCTAAGAGAAAGTGAAACTAAATAGCATGAGATAATAAGGGGAGGGGCAATTTTTTCAGAAAGTCACAAATGctgagtttacacaggcagctGCGTTCTGATTTttcttcc
The genomic region above belongs to Oncorhynchus kisutch isolate 150728-3 linkage group LG16, Okis_V2, whole genome shotgun sequence and contains:
- the LOC116354035 gene encoding uncharacterized protein LOC116354035 isoform X3; the protein is MFFRSMLEHRVAHKMKYYTVETGNTLDSHIQFMRRLNNTTRCFTEVESPEESDVVMAFCPIVFRAGTDIEAALQQIPMGKDVILVVLHHTFNPDSTVPDSSRLVTRSDVILTVDCLFHESQGLLDCPRNDAAVRNIRQKFDTVDCLFHESQGLLDCPRNDAAVRNIRQKFDTVDCLFHESQGLLDCPRNDAAVRNTRQKFDMTRSCGFPALILNGVMCTVSSVYSYLCTWLLYVKRSFWDNN
- the LOC116354035 gene encoding uncharacterized protein LOC116354035 isoform X1, which produces MFFRSMLEHRVAHKMKYYTVETGNTLDSHIQFMRRLNNTTRCFTEVESPEESDVVMAFCPIVFRAGTDIEAALQQIPMGKDVILVVLHHTFNPDSTVPDSSRLVTRSDVILTVDCLFHESQGLLDCPRNDAAVRNIRQKFDTVDCLFHESQGLLDCPRNDAAVRNIRQKFDTVDCLFHESQGLLDCPRNDAAVRNIRQKFDTVDCLFHESQGLLDCPRNDAAVRNTRQKFDMTRSCGFPALILNGVMCTVSSVYSYLCTWLLYVKRSFWDNN
- the LOC116354035 gene encoding uncharacterized protein LOC116354035 isoform X4 produces the protein MFFRSMLEHRVAHKMKYYTVETGNTLDSHIQFMRRLNNTTRCFTEVESPEESDVVMAFCPIVFRAGTDIEAALQQIPMGKDVILVVLHHTFNPDSTVPDSSRLVTRSDVILTVDCLFHESQGLLDCPRNDAAVRNIRQKFDTVDCLFHESQGLLDCPRNDAAVRNIRQKFDTVDCLFHESQGLLDCPRNDAAVRNTRQKFDMTRSCGFPALILNGVMCTVSSVYSYLCTWLLYVKRSFWDNN
- the LOC116354035 gene encoding uncharacterized protein LOC116354035 isoform X2, with the translated sequence MLEHRVAHKMKYYTVETGNTLDSHIQFMRRLNNTTRCFTEVESPEESDVVMAFCPIVFRAGTDIEAALQQIPMGKDVILVVLHHTFNPDSTVPDSSRLVTRSDVILTVDCLFHESQGLLDCPRNDAAVRNIRQKFDTVDCLFHESQGLLDCPRNDAAVRNIRQKFDTVDCLFHESQGLLDCPRNDAAVRNIRQKFDTVDCLFHESQGLLDCPRNDAAVRNTRQKFDMTRSCGFPALILNGVMCTVSSVYSYLCTWLLYVKRSFWDNN
- the LOC116354034 gene encoding uncharacterized protein LOC116354034; translation: MTTELRRSGHGGRHRLFTPEQRWSGHGGRHQLFTPEQRRSGHGGRHQLFTPELRPSGHGGRHWLFTPELRRSGHGGRHWLFTLELRRSDHGGRHRLSTPEQRRSDHGGRHRLSTPEQRRSGHGGRHRLSTPEQRRSGHGGRHRLFTPEQRRSGHGGRHRLFTPEQRRSGHGGRHRLFTPEQRRSGHGGRHRLFTPEQRRSGHGGRHRLFTPEQRRSGHGGRHRLFTPEQRRSGHGGRHRLFTPEQYISIENMVVANSTIRLRKIQNHIIADNTIFNNIHQVGLSTLDRVLQHNRIWMKPVYRVPFQQNSEG